In Eretmochelys imbricata isolate rEreImb1 chromosome 14, rEreImb1.hap1, whole genome shotgun sequence, a genomic segment contains:
- the LOC144275046 gene encoding olfactory receptor 10A7-like encodes MGSKDRNLSDFMVQPNLSMFITFHNHRMQLMEKGDAENETDVTEFILLGFGDLPELQILLFPVFLVIYIVTMAGNFLIIALVVTDQQLHTPMYFFLGNLSCLETCYTSALLPRMLASLLTGDRTISVGGCMTQFFFFCFLTATECSLLAAMSYDRYLAICKPLHYGTCMNGKLCLQLAAGCWISGFLPCTIMMRFMSQLIFCGPKVMDHFFCDLTPMLKLSCSDISQIMLVLYIFSFPDAVFPFLLILTSYVCIVSTILRIPSTTGRQKAFSTCISHLIVVTLFYGTIMIVYMLPKSSNLRALNKVFSVCYTVLTPLANPLIYSLRNREVKEALRKAVRKCLALTKRSD; translated from the coding sequence ATGGGATCAAAAGATAGAAATCTATCTGATTTCATGGTCCAGCCAAATCTTTCGATGTTCATTACTTTTCACAATCACAGGATGCAGCTCATGGAGAAAGGAGATGCGGAAAATGAAACAGATGTGACAGAATTCATCCTCCTGGGGTTTGGGGATCTCCCTGAACTGCAGATCCTTCTCTTTCCGGTTTTCCTAGTGATCTATATTGTGACCATGGCAGGGAACTTCCTCATCATTGCTCTAGTTGTGACTGATCAGCagcttcacacccccatgtacttcttcctggggaacttgtcctgcctggagacctgctacactTCTGCCCTCCTGcccaggatgctggccagtctcctgactggggacagaaccatttctgtggGGGGCTGCATGacacagttttttttcttttgttttctaacaGCTACAGAGTGTTCTCTCCTGgcagcgatgtcttatgatcggtatttagccatatgcaaaccactgcactatggaACCTGTATGAATGGCAAGTTAtgcctccagctagcagctgggtGTTGGATAAGTGGATTTCTACCTTGTACGATAATGATGCGTTTTATGTCACAATTAATTTTCTGTGGCCCCAAGGTAATggaccatttcttttgtgatctCACCCCAATGCTaaagctctcctgcagtgacatcAGCCAGATTATGCTGGTTCTTTACATATTTTCCTTCCCAGATGCAGTTTTCCCATTTCTATTAATCTTGACATCCTATGTTTGTATCGTAagcaccatcctgagaatcccttccaccaccgggaggcaaaaggccttttccacctgcatCTCTCACCTCATCGTGGTAACACTTTTCTATGGGAccataatgattgtctacatgctaccgaaatCCAGCAACCTGAGAGccctgaacaaagtgttctctgtctgctacacagtcctgactcccctggccaatcccctcatctacagcctgagaaacagagaggtcaaggaggcCCTGAGAAAAGCTGTCAGGAAATGTCTGGCCCTCACaaagaggtcagactag